In the Rhizobium sp. SSA_523 genome, CCGGCGGAAATGAGCGTCAGCGAAACCGCCTCGGTGGTGCTGATGGCGCTGACCCTGTCTTTCCTGGCCACCATCTTTCCCGCCTGGCGGGCCTCGCGGCTCGATCCGGTTCAGGCTCTGCGTTACGAATAGGATCGCGACTCGCTCATGCCCCGTAGAACCATCCTGAAGCTTGCCGGTGTCGACCGTCATTACGGCCAGGGCGACACCGTCCTGTCGATCCTCAAGGGCGCCGATCTCGAGCTGCATGCCGGCGAAATCGTTGCGCTCGTGGCGCCCTCCGGCACCGGCAAGTCGACGCTGCTGCATCTGGCCGGCCTGCTCGAACATCCCGATTCCGGCGAAATCTATATTGATGGCGAAGCCTGCGGCGGATTGCCCGACGAGCGGCGCACGGCCATTCGCCGCGGCGATATCGGCTTCGTCTACCAGTTCCACCACCTGCTGCCGGAATTCACGGCGCTGGAAAACATCATGATGCCGCAGCTGATCGGCGGGCTTGCCAAGAAGGAAGCGGCGGAGCGGGCGGCGCAGCTGCTCGATTACATGCGCATCGGCCATCGCGCCAGCCACCGTCCGGCCGAGCTTTCGGGGGGTGAGCAGCAGCGCGTCGCCATTGCGCGCGCGGTGGCCAATGCGCCGCTTCTGCTTCTGGCCGACGAGCCGACCGGCAATCTCGATCCGGAAACCGCGTCCTATGTCTTCGATGCTCTGGAGGCGCTGGTGCGCCAGTCTGGCCTGGCAGCGCTGATCGCCACGCATAACCACGATCTCGCAGCCCGCATGGACCGCCGGGTAACGATCGAAGGCGGCAAGATCCGCGATTTCTGATCCGCGATCCTCCTCTGGAGACCCCACCGTCTCTCGTGGACATTCCCTGTTCCGCAGATCCTCGGGTCAGACCCGAGGATGAGGGGAGAGAGGCTCCGGCCTCGATCCCAAGCGCACCGCCCTTTCCGCAAACAGCAACGCCGCCTCTTTTTGCAGCACCGGTCCGCACCCGCGCCGTCTCCTATGGCGCCACCCGCCCCCACCCAAGCCGTCTCCTCTGGCGCCACCCACCTCCGCCCACACCACCATCCTTCGGCCCAACCCGAGGATGGTGGTGGAGCGGTCTGGTCTCACCACGACAGCCACCGTGACGACAGACCCCGCCTTGCGGAAAGGCGGAGGCAGGGTCAGCCCGTAACACCTCGTTAAACAAAATCGTTCTGCTTTCGTTCTTGTTCTTGACGCCAGAACAGAAATGGAACAAAATAAAAACATAAAGGGAAAAGGAGAAAGCAGATGACCGATATCATTCGCGACGTAGCCGCCTTCGCTTCGATCATGACCTTCGTCGCCAGCATTGGCGTCCTGATGATGGCTCTCTAAGAGCCCGATTGTCGGCCTGTCGCGTAAACGCCCGGGCCGGTTTTGACGACAGATCCGTTCCTCGGCGCCTGACATCCTGCTCTGCCTTCTGATTGAGCCCGGATCGCGCCGGATCTTCACAGCTTTCGGTCCCGCCGGTGATGCATCGGCTGGACTTCGCGGTCGCACTGCCCGAAAATAGGTCCGAGTCTGAAAGGCGGCGGTGACATGGCAGATATGATCGACATCAGGTTGGCGGCAGGCGCGGCGGAGGACACTGCCAAGCCGGATGCGACGCCCGGCTTCGTCCATTTGCGCGTGCATTCCGCCTATTCGCTGCTGGAAGGCGCCCTGCCGCTCAAGAAGATCCTGGCAAAGGCTTCGGCCGACGGGCAGCCGGCCATTGCCATCACCGATACCAATAATCTCTTCGTGGCGCTGGAATTCTCGCAAAAGGCGATGGATGAGGGTGTTCAGCCGATCATCGGCTGCCAAATGGCCATCGACATGCAGGATCAGGGCGAGGAGAAGCGTGGCAATGCCGCGGCTTTCGTGAAATTGCCGGCGCTTATTCTCCTCGCCACGAATCCGCAGGGTTATGAGCGCCTGGTGGATCTCGTCAGCCGCGCTTATCTGGGGGGCGAGGGCAATCACCAGTCGGTGCATATCTGCATGTCCTGGCTGGAGGAAGGCGGCGCCGAAGGCATTATTGCGCTGACCGGCTTCAATTCCGGCCCGATCGACCCCCTGCTGAAGGAAGGCCACCAGGCCCAGGCCGTCCAGCGTCTGCTGCGGTTGAAGGCGATCTTCGGCGACCGGCTCTATGTCGAATTGCAGCGGCACGGGCGCTATGACCGCCGCCATGAACGCAAGCTGATCGAACTCGCTTACGAACACGATCTGCCGCTTGTGGCGACCAATGAGGCCTTCTTTCCCACCAGGGACGAATATGACGCGCATGACGCGCTGATGGCGGTGGCGCATAATGCCATTGTCTCCGATGACAGCCGGTTCCGCCTGACGCCCGACCACTATCTGAAGAGCCGGGCTGACATGGCGAAACTCTTCGCCGATCTGCCGGAGGCCCTCGACAATACGGTGGAGATCGCCCGCCGCTGCAGCTTCATCCTGAAGACCCGCAAGCCCATCCTGCCGCGCTTCACCGGAGCAACGGACGATCAGGAGGAGGCGGAGCGGGCCGAGGCGGCGGAACTGCGCCGCCAGTCGGTGGAAGGCCTCGAGCAGCGGCTTGCGGCGCTCGGCATGGCCGATGGCTATACCGAGCAGGACTATCGCGATCGCCTCGATTTCGAACTGTCGGTCATCGAGCGGATGAAGTTTCCCGGCTACTTCCTCATCGTTGCCGACTTCATCAAATGGGCCAAGATCCAGGATATTCCCGTTGGCCCGGGCCGCGGATCGGGCGCGGGATCGCTGGTGGCCTATGCGCTGACCATTACCGATGTCGATCCGCTGCGCTTCTCGCTGCTCTTCGAGCGCTTCCTCAATCCCGAACGCGTCTCCATGCCGGATTTCGATATCGATTTCTGCCAGGATCGCCGCGAAGAGGTGATCCGTTACGTCCAGCAGAAATATGGGCGCGAGCAGGTGGCGCAGATCATCACCTTCGGCTCGCTGCAGGCGCGCGCTGCCCTGCGGGATGTCGGCCGGGTGCTCGAAATGCCCTATGGCCAGGTGGACAAGATCTGCAAGCTGGTGCCCAACAATCCGGCCAATCCCACGCCTTTGTCCAAGGCCATCGAGGAGGAGCCGAAACTCCAGGAGGAGGCCGAGCGCGAACCGGTCGTCGCCCGCCTTCTCGATATCGCCCAAAAGATCGAGGGTCTTTATCGCCACGCCTCGACGCATGCGGCCGGCATCGTCATCGGTGACCGTCCGCTGTCGAAGCTTGTCCCGATGTATCGCGATCCGCGCTCCGATATGCCGGTGACCCAGTTCAACATGAAATGGGTGGAGCAGGCGGGTCTCGTCAAATTCGACTTTCTCGGCCTGAAGACGCTGACGGTGTTGAAGACCGCGGTGGATTTCGTTGCCAAGCGCAATATCCAGATCGATCTGGCAACGATCCCGCTCGACGACCAGAAGACCTATGACATGCTGTCGCGCGGCGAGACGATCGGGGTCTTCCAGGTGGAAAG is a window encoding:
- a CDS encoding ABC transporter ATP-binding protein, which produces MPRRTILKLAGVDRHYGQGDTVLSILKGADLELHAGEIVALVAPSGTGKSTLLHLAGLLEHPDSGEIYIDGEACGGLPDERRTAIRRGDIGFVYQFHHLLPEFTALENIMMPQLIGGLAKKEAAERAAQLLDYMRIGHRASHRPAELSGGEQQRVAIARAVANAPLLLLADEPTGNLDPETASYVFDALEALVRQSGLAALIATHNHDLAARMDRRVTIEGGKIRDF
- the dnaE gene encoding DNA polymerase III subunit alpha, encoding MIDIRLAAGAAEDTAKPDATPGFVHLRVHSAYSLLEGALPLKKILAKASADGQPAIAITDTNNLFVALEFSQKAMDEGVQPIIGCQMAIDMQDQGEEKRGNAAAFVKLPALILLATNPQGYERLVDLVSRAYLGGEGNHQSVHICMSWLEEGGAEGIIALTGFNSGPIDPLLKEGHQAQAVQRLLRLKAIFGDRLYVELQRHGRYDRRHERKLIELAYEHDLPLVATNEAFFPTRDEYDAHDALMAVAHNAIVSDDSRFRLTPDHYLKSRADMAKLFADLPEALDNTVEIARRCSFILKTRKPILPRFTGATDDQEEAERAEAAELRRQSVEGLEQRLAALGMADGYTEQDYRDRLDFELSVIERMKFPGYFLIVADFIKWAKIQDIPVGPGRGSGAGSLVAYALTITDVDPLRFSLLFERFLNPERVSMPDFDIDFCQDRREEVIRYVQQKYGREQVAQIITFGSLQARAALRDVGRVLEMPYGQVDKICKLVPNNPANPTPLSKAIEEEPKLQEEAEREPVVARLLDIAQKIEGLYRHASTHAAGIVIGDRPLSKLVPMYRDPRSDMPVTQFNMKWVEQAGLVKFDFLGLKTLTVLKTAVDFVAKRNIQIDLATIPLDDQKTYDMLSRGETIGVFQVESVGMRKALLGMRPDCIEDIIALVALYRPGPMENIPVYNARKHGEEELESIHPKIDYLLKETQGVIVYQEQVMQIAQVLSGYSLGEADLLRRAMGKKIKEEMDKQRARFVDGAIQNEVSKPQADLIFDLLAKFANYGFNKSHAAAYAIVSYQTAYMKAHYPVEFLAASMTYDMANTDKLNDFRQDAARLGIKVVPPSIQTSFRKFETGDNCIFYSLAAIKGVGESAVEHIVAVRGETPFAGIEDFCLRIDPKQVNRRVLESLIFAGAFDCFGRDRAEMIAGLDRIIGYAQRAAEGKTSGQHDMFGSSSAAGPEKLILPAFDPWTASEKLMREYQVLGFYLSAHPLDTYKDVLAKMRVQNYAEFSAAVKAGASAGRLAGTVTSKQERKTRTGNKMGIVTFSDATGQFEAILFSEALNQYRDLLEPGKSLVITVQADERPEGIGLRIQTVQSLEEKSVQMQKALRVFIRDSGPLKTVARHLNARGDGVVSFVVIKDDGRREIEVELTDRFRISPEVAAALRAAPGVLDVELV